AAGGTCTAGGTAAGGCGTAATAAACAGGTATACTCGCTTCGATTATACATTTTTTTCACTAGAATTCATATCTTATATAACAATGGCTATCAATAGACGCCTTCTGTTTGGATGTACTAGACGAAATTCGATTGTTGTTTTGCTAACCTTGAATGTTTGCATGGTACTTGCGGTACTGCGGCTTTATTCTGGTAATCGTGAACGTGTTATAACCGTGTTCCGGCAAACTAAAATTGCGACTGATATCGGGAAGGATAAAGAAGTTGCGACAACCGGTTCAGTGACGGTAGAATTAGATACCACGATCCCCGAACACACGACAACTCCATTGCCGGAtttaaaattgaagaatttttACTATCCGCGATATATTCCGGATTGTCCCCCAGAAGAGGATAAATTGCTTGTTGGAAAAATGGCCATCGATTTTAAAGCATCCAAAGACTATTTTCTTACGATGTTGAATATATCGCAAAACAACACAGCTCTAAcaaatgatgaaaaatatttgggacAATTTTTAGAAGAAAGTGACGAAAACAAACGAATTTCGGTGGTATTCGAGCCAGGGGCATGTAATGCAGTGCATTCAGTGGCTATAATAATTCCGTTTCGCAATCGAGAAGAACATttacgtattttattgggaCATCTTATGCCAGTACTACAAAGACAATTGCTCAGGTAGGTgtcaaaaatgattacaattaCCCGATTTGATGGAAATCAGCAGCAGGATGTAACCACGCTTTTAGGAAGTGACTCGGCCGTTCGTCTACATGGAAAAATAGCACGCGCGGATTCGGAACTGTAATCAATTCGATGTGCTATGTAATGACTTATTTTTCTTTCACCTTACCTTAACAAATACCTTACCGCACTCAACGCGGCAACAATAGTGAGCTTGTTCACTCAAAAGTTGGTTAGCTTTCCTGCGAGTGTAACCTCGAACAATAACTCGCAGCAACCGAGTGTCCAGCAGCCTTCCTGTGAGTGTAACCTCGAAGAATAACTCGCTGCAACCGAGTGTCTCGGTAGCGCAGTAAATAAATGTATGTGAATTTAATTGTATTCACTGAAAATCAATGTTTTCGCGAGTGATCAGAGGTAACAATGCCATACGTTTTGTGGTGAGACTTCCTCTATTTAACGTTCCAGACGCGAGGTTAGGCTCATAATCTATTTGGGAAATGAGTGGGAACTCTGAATGGAAAATAGTTTTGTATATCCTGTCTGTTCAGCAATAACGTATGGAAGTGctataaccagtggtgggattcagccggtttgcactggttctatagaaccgtctcacggaaatttatgagatcagcgaaccggttagcactAAACAAAAACATGACTTTGTGTAAGAGAACCTTCtgtaaaatatgacttttgtgatggaaccggctaaCAAAagatttgaatcccaccactgactACAGCCCATATCCGACATACATTGTAATCAAATAATGTAGTCCGCAAACGATGCCGGTTTAAGCATTTCTTATTGCCGGAAACGGTCGTCAACTGAGAGTGTTTTGATGAAGAAAAATACATGGATGTTTGTATCTTACTTGGCTGGAACAAGGCCGCGTACGAATATCGGCAATTTCCTGTATGAATTTGTTTGATACCTCGCTTGTACGCAACTTCTTTTTAGCGATCAAAAGAATTGATATTTACATCTCGAACCAAA
This genomic interval from Styela clava chromosome 15, kaStyClav1.hap1.2, whole genome shotgun sequence contains the following:
- the LOC120333694 gene encoding beta-1,4-galactosyltransferase 2-like, coding for MAINRRLLFGCTRRNSIVVLLTLNVCMVLAVLRLYSGNRERVITVFRQTKIATDIGKDKEVATTGSVTVELDTTIPEHTTTPLPDLKLKNFYYPRYIPDCPPEEDKLLVGKMAIDFKASKDYFLTMLNISQNNTALTNDEKYLGQFLEESDENKRISVVFEPGACNAVHSVAIIIPFRNREEHLRILLGHLMPVLQRQLLRFGVFVATQQGNGTFNKGRIMNTAFQYAIEAGNTEGRPFDCFVFHDVDLLAEYDTLFYRCTGGDAVNHFSTAIDKFGYKERCCGMTVGGVLAFTQKQYKKVNGYSNEFWGWGGEDDDMANRISNRNLNIARPDSTKGRYTMVKHKRDGGNPNNEMRMKLLQNSNERLTKDGLSSLDTKITSIHRYPLFINLNIDVGNQS